Proteins encoded in a region of the Brevefilum fermentans genome:
- a CDS encoding ATP synthase subunit B family protein — protein sequence MDILHLVDRLEELFNESRPIWLTHSVIVDEDRMLDLIDQMRVAIPEEIKKAQQVIAQRDRILAQAKEEANRTIALAREKAEKTLEDNEIIQSAKMRAEEIINQSRQESEISQREADNYILETLTGLELHLDRLITQVRNGIKSLQDEIYAIHKE from the coding sequence ATGGATATTTTGCATCTTGTAGATCGCTTAGAAGAACTGTTTAATGAAAGCCGACCCATCTGGCTGACGCACAGTGTTATTGTCGATGAGGACCGCATGTTGGATTTGATCGATCAGATGCGTGTTGCCATTCCTGAAGAGATTAAAAAAGCACAACAGGTGATCGCCCAACGCGACCGTATCCTTGCCCAGGCTAAAGAAGAAGCCAACCGGACAATTGCGCTGGCTCGCGAAAAAGCAGAAAAAACCCTGGAAGATAATGAGATCATTCAATCCGCGAAAATGCGCGCTGAGGAAATTATTAACCAATCACGCCAGGAGTCCGAAATATCACAGCGGGAAGCCGACAATTACATCCTTGAAACCCTCACCGGACTTGAACTGCATCTTGACCGATTGATCACTCAGGTTCGAAACGGTATTAAATCCCTGCAGGATGAAATATATGCAATCCACAAAGAATAG
- a CDS encoding DAK2 domain-containing protein, with protein MSAAELSKISAAERHKLVSIPINGHGLKTLLEAGMVWLKTNQQAVNSLNVFPVPDGDTGTNMVLTMQAAFEEVENSAVDNVGQLAHAIARGALMGARGNSGVILSQIWRGFARALNDMPTMDVTTLAKALTEAKETAYKGVVRPVEGTILTVIKDIATQAEVSVQRTTSFTEVLSDIVQAAEASLERTPELLPILKQAGVVDSGGKGLVCIFEGMWRFINGDALDKPVTEVMSLSEMNLENALETIEPGQDYEVVIDFAPKSSFKLEEYYETLSEIGTSIQVGEGEGIYRMHIHVPQEYRYQPIDHTMTFGTVKKVMIENLMVQVDDMSHTKNPKLKLSKVQPGETAVVAVSPGPGISRIFASLGVAAIVPGGQTMNPSIKELLASFENLSTDKIVILPNNKNIILAAREAASMTVKDVAVIPSISVPQGLSAMFRLIPDADFNENVEGMQEAIHDVQTGEITIATRSVEVDGVQVEKGQVIALHNGKLVSSSSSIDKACEAFLHAAETHLYERITLYYGIDISGQQVNNLADKIRSIYPDHEIEVHEGGQPHYQLIIAVE; from the coding sequence ATGAGTGCTGCGGAGTTATCGAAAATAAGTGCTGCTGAACGCCATAAATTGGTGTCTATTCCAATCAATGGCCACGGCTTGAAAACACTGCTTGAAGCAGGCATGGTGTGGTTAAAGACCAATCAACAGGCTGTCAACAGCTTGAATGTTTTCCCGGTTCCAGATGGTGATACCGGGACGAACATGGTTCTCACCATGCAGGCAGCCTTTGAAGAAGTTGAAAACTCTGCTGTGGATAACGTGGGACAGCTTGCACATGCCATTGCACGCGGCGCTTTGATGGGGGCACGCGGCAATTCTGGTGTGATTTTGTCCCAAATCTGGCGCGGTTTTGCTCGTGCCCTGAATGACATGCCAACGATGGACGTGACAACCCTTGCCAAAGCCTTAACTGAGGCTAAGGAAACAGCCTATAAAGGCGTTGTTCGACCCGTTGAGGGGACTATTTTGACGGTTATTAAAGACATTGCCACACAGGCAGAGGTTTCGGTTCAGAGAACTACCAGTTTCACAGAGGTGTTATCGGATATCGTTCAGGCAGCAGAAGCATCCCTTGAACGAACACCTGAGCTTCTTCCAATCTTGAAACAAGCCGGTGTTGTTGACTCGGGTGGAAAAGGGCTTGTTTGTATCTTTGAAGGGATGTGGCGCTTTATTAATGGTGATGCACTCGATAAACCGGTGACCGAAGTCATGTCCTTGTCAGAAATGAATCTTGAAAATGCGCTGGAAACCATTGAGCCGGGACAGGATTACGAAGTCGTCATCGACTTCGCCCCCAAATCCAGCTTTAAATTAGAAGAGTATTACGAAACGTTATCAGAAATCGGCACCTCGATCCAGGTTGGTGAGGGTGAAGGTATTTATCGGATGCATATTCATGTGCCCCAAGAATATCGCTACCAACCCATTGACCATACCATGACCTTCGGCACGGTTAAAAAAGTGATGATCGAAAACCTGATGGTGCAAGTGGATGATATGAGTCATACAAAAAATCCGAAATTGAAATTATCCAAAGTGCAACCGGGTGAAACAGCCGTTGTGGCGGTTTCTCCTGGGCCGGGTATCAGTAGGATTTTTGCTAGTTTGGGTGTGGCAGCGATCGTCCCCGGAGGACAAACCATGAATCCCAGCATCAAAGAACTGCTGGCTTCCTTTGAAAATTTATCCACAGACAAAATTGTGATTTTACCCAACAATAAAAACATCATCCTGGCTGCCAGGGAAGCCGCTTCTATGACCGTTAAGGATGTAGCGGTAATACCTTCCATCAGTGTGCCTCAAGGCTTATCAGCGATGTTCAGGTTGATCCCGGATGCCGATTTCAACGAGAATGTCGAGGGGATGCAAGAAGCAATTCATGATGTACAAACGGGAGAAATCACTATCGCCACCCGCAGCGTAGAGGTTGATGGGGTTCAGGTTGAAAAAGGTCAGGTTATTGCATTACACAATGGGAAGCTTGTTTCCTCTTCAAGCTCTATCGATAAGGCTTGCGAAGCCTTTTTACACGCCGCTGAAACACACCTGTATGAACGCATCACCCTGTATTACGGCATAGATATCAGTGGACAACAGGTCAACAACCTGGCGGACAAAATCCGTTCTATTTACCCCGACCATGAGATTGAGGTTCATGAAGGCGGGCAACCTCACTATCAATTAATCATCGCTGTCGAATAG
- a CDS encoding TatD family hydrolase gives MIPYTDTHCHLDFDRFEKDREQVLKRAWKAGLVWILNPGTDLHTNQAAIELTKKYPGRISAAVGIHPNFGKPWRTEILVRLREQAQEKGVVAIGEIGLDYYRQYTPVDQQRKMFTDQLSLAEELALPVILHNRDAEHDLLSILREWCRGLRTASHPLAETPGVFHSFSSDLETAKAALEMNFLIGVSGPVTFTNAIDRKAVVRNLSLESLLLETDAPYLTPHPHRGKRNEPAYIPLIAEEIARLHNTSPKQVAEITYANARRLFNISP, from the coding sequence GTGATCCCATATACTGATACCCATTGCCATTTAGATTTTGATAGATTTGAAAAAGATCGTGAGCAGGTTCTCAAGCGAGCCTGGAAAGCCGGGTTGGTTTGGATACTTAACCCGGGTACAGACCTGCATACCAACCAGGCTGCTATCGAACTCACTAAAAAATACCCTGGCAGAATTAGCGCAGCCGTCGGCATCCATCCCAATTTTGGAAAGCCCTGGCGAACTGAAATCCTGGTTAGATTACGTGAACAGGCTCAAGAAAAAGGCGTGGTCGCCATTGGGGAGATCGGTTTGGATTATTACCGTCAGTACACACCCGTTGATCAACAGCGAAAAATGTTTACTGACCAGCTCTCCCTGGCTGAAGAATTGGCTCTACCGGTGATCCTGCATAACCGCGATGCAGAGCATGACCTGCTTTCGATCCTCAGAGAATGGTGCCGCGGTTTACGCACGGCATCCCATCCCCTTGCTGAAACGCCAGGTGTGTTTCACAGCTTCAGCTCAGATCTCGAGACAGCAAAAGCCGCTCTGGAGATGAACTTCTTGATTGGTGTCAGCGGGCCGGTGACTTTTACAAACGCTATCGATCGAAAAGCGGTTGTGCGAAATTTGTCTTTAGAAAGCCTCTTACTCGAAACTGATGCCCCCTATCTAACACCGCATCCTCACCGCGGAAAACGCAATGAACCGGCTTATATTCCCCTGATTGCAGAGGAAATTGCCCGCTTGCACAACACGAGCCCCAAACAGGTCGCAGAAATAACCTATGCGAATGCCCGAAGGTTGTTCAATATATCTCCGTAA
- the rpmB gene encoding 50S ribosomal protein L28 — MAICEQCGKKTAFGHNRSHSMRATKRQFKPNLQKISVYENGRMVRKTLCTRCIRTLVKSSK; from the coding sequence ATGGCGATCTGTGAACAATGTGGAAAAAAGACCGCCTTCGGGCACAATCGAAGCCACTCGATGAGAGCGACCAAGCGACAATTCAAGCCCAACCTTCAGAAAATCTCGGTGTACGAGAACGGACGAATGGTTCGCAAGACATTGTGCACCCGTTGCATTCGCACGTTGGTCAAATCCTCTAAGTAG
- the rpe gene encoding ribulose-phosphate 3-epimerase, which translates to MSYIIAPSILSADLRNFEDQVKQAIDSGADWLHVDVMDGSFVPNITFGPKMVTTIRKITSMPVDVHLMIVKPERHIQAFVEAGANYITVHYETCPHIQRTLTSIRELGATPSIVINPGTPVSILRELVHDFDMVLLMTVNPGFGGQTFLPGMVDKIQRMKSLLDKTGSKAMIQLDGGIDSTNIKTCYQAGARNFVAGSAVFGHKDGIAAGIKALRDALE; encoded by the coding sequence ATGTCTTATATTATTGCGCCCTCAATATTGTCGGCTGATTTAAGGAATTTTGAGGACCAGGTCAAACAGGCTATCGACTCTGGTGCTGACTGGCTCCACGTAGACGTGATGGATGGCAGCTTTGTTCCCAACATCACTTTCGGCCCCAAAATGGTGACAACGATTCGGAAAATCACATCCATGCCTGTTGATGTGCACTTGATGATTGTTAAGCCAGAGCGCCATATTCAGGCTTTCGTTGAGGCTGGCGCCAACTATATCACCGTCCACTACGAAACTTGCCCACACATCCAACGCACCCTAACGAGCATTCGGGAATTGGGTGCGACGCCATCGATTGTGATCAACCCCGGCACACCCGTGAGCATATTGCGAGAATTAGTGCACGACTTTGACATGGTCCTGCTGATGACGGTCAATCCTGGATTTGGCGGTCAGACATTTTTGCCTGGTATGGTCGATAAAATCCAACGAATGAAATCACTGCTTGATAAAACGGGGTCAAAAGCCATGATCCAGTTGGATGGCGGCATTGATTCGACAAATATTAAAACCTGTTACCAGGCAGGTGCAAGAAATTTTGTCGCTGGATCAGCAGTTTTTGGCCATAAAGATGGTATTGCAGCCGGGATAAAAGCGTTGCGCGACGCCCTGGAATGA
- the coaD gene encoding pantetheine-phosphate adenylyltransferase, whose product MTIVLFPGTFDPIHYGHINIAKRAANLFDEVYVAVYAKEQRNILFSPQERLALVQEAFIDYKSIHVIGYTGLTVKVAKKVGAQAIVRGLRVFSDFEYEFRMALANNRLEPSIDVIALITNEEHTFLSSTTVREVAALGGDVSSFVPPHVEAALKSRFNVLGEEQDIVPLTSLRD is encoded by the coding sequence ATGACTATTGTTTTGTTCCCCGGGACCTTTGACCCCATTCATTACGGGCATATCAATATTGCCAAACGGGCAGCGAATCTCTTTGATGAGGTGTATGTTGCCGTGTACGCCAAAGAACAACGTAACATCCTCTTTTCTCCGCAAGAACGCCTGGCGCTGGTGCAGGAAGCTTTCATAGATTACAAGTCCATACATGTGATTGGCTATACGGGGTTGACGGTTAAAGTTGCAAAAAAAGTGGGCGCCCAGGCTATTGTTCGGGGTTTACGTGTTTTTTCAGATTTCGAGTATGAATTTCGCATGGCGCTGGCTAATAATCGGCTTGAGCCCAGCATTGATGTGATTGCCCTGATCACAAACGAAGAACACACTTTCCTCTCATCAACAACGGTCCGAGAGGTCGCAGCCCTGGGTGGGGATGTCTCGAGTTTTGTCCCACCACACGTGGAAGCAGCCCTGAAAAGCCGTTTTAATGTTTTAGGTGAAGAACAGGATATCGTCCCACTCACCTCATTACGAGATTGA
- a CDS encoding response regulator transcription factor: MKKKTILLVDDHEVVRLGLKSLLEHSDKFDVVAEAGTAREAVMMVERYQPDVVLMDIRLPGASGIEACHEITERWPNVRVVMLTSYAEDDMLFSAIRAGASGYVLKQIGAEGLISAIEAAYRGEAPLDPAVTQRVFQEVRRAVKEEEAAAFACLSQQEKYVLSLVSEGKTNREIAEALFLGEGTVRNYVSSILSKLGVKNRAEAAAYAITHSLKDYIDL; the protein is encoded by the coding sequence ATGAAAAAGAAAACAATCCTGCTGGTTGACGACCATGAAGTTGTCCGCCTGGGATTGAAATCATTGTTGGAACATAGCGATAAATTTGATGTTGTCGCTGAGGCCGGTACAGCCAGAGAAGCCGTCATGATGGTGGAACGATACCAGCCTGACGTGGTTTTGATGGATATCCGTTTACCCGGGGCATCAGGCATTGAGGCCTGTCATGAGATTACAGAACGTTGGCCGAACGTTCGGGTGGTCATGCTGACATCGTATGCAGAGGATGACATGTTGTTTTCGGCGATTCGAGCCGGTGCCAGCGGATATGTGCTCAAGCAAATTGGCGCAGAAGGGTTGATCTCAGCAATTGAGGCTGCTTATCGCGGTGAAGCTCCGCTGGATCCCGCGGTCACGCAAAGGGTGTTCCAGGAGGTTCGTCGCGCAGTGAAGGAAGAAGAAGCTGCTGCTTTTGCGTGTCTCAGTCAGCAAGAAAAATATGTCCTGTCCCTTGTTTCTGAAGGTAAGACCAACCGTGAAATTGCGGAGGCGTTATTTCTTGGTGAAGGTACTGTACGGAATTATGTCAGCAGTATCCTTTCAAAATTGGGGGTAAAAAACCGTGCTGAGGCGGCTGCCTATGCAATCACCCACAGTTTGAAGGATTATATTGATCTTTAA
- a CDS encoding response regulator transcription factor yields MMEKSSRKYRILVVDDERRMVGFIRLNLEQDGFEVVEAYNGTEALERLRDSLPDLILLDVMMPDIDGFEVLRTIREVSQVPVIMLTAKGEEDDKVKGLELGADDYITKPFSPRELVSRVRAVLRRGTSFEEDEQGVIEVDDRLKIDFGRREVWVEGKLVKLRPTEYRLLYHLVQNAGWVLTHDQILTKVWGYEYRDEPHYVRLYVNYLRKKIEKDPANPVYLLTERGVGYRFVNYKRSDSHRKGDL; encoded by the coding sequence ATGATGGAAAAATCTTCCCGGAAATATCGAATTTTAGTGGTCGATGATGAACGCCGAATGGTAGGTTTTATTCGGTTGAATCTTGAACAGGATGGATTTGAGGTTGTAGAAGCTTACAACGGCACCGAAGCGTTGGAAAGATTGCGAGATTCACTGCCAGACCTCATCCTCCTCGATGTTATGATGCCCGACATTGATGGGTTTGAGGTGTTACGCACCATTCGTGAAGTTAGCCAGGTGCCTGTGATCATGTTGACAGCTAAGGGGGAGGAGGATGATAAAGTTAAAGGGCTGGAATTAGGCGCGGATGATTATATAACCAAACCCTTCAGCCCGCGGGAACTGGTCAGCCGGGTGCGGGCAGTACTGCGCCGTGGGACTTCTTTTGAGGAGGACGAACAGGGCGTGATCGAGGTTGATGACCGGTTGAAGATCGATTTTGGCAGACGTGAAGTCTGGGTGGAGGGCAAGCTGGTCAAACTGCGCCCGACAGAATATCGCTTGTTGTATCATTTGGTGCAGAACGCAGGATGGGTTCTGACTCACGATCAGATCCTGACCAAGGTTTGGGGTTATGAATATCGCGATGAACCCCACTATGTACGGCTGTATGTTAACTATCTGCGCAAAAAAATCGAGAAAGACCCAGCCAATCCAGTTTATTTACTTACTGAGCGAGGTGTGGGTTACCGATTTGTTAATTACAAGCGTTCCGACTCCCATCGAAAAGGAGACTTGTGA
- a CDS encoding Asp23/Gls24 family envelope stress response protein, with translation MNKTGNIHNELGSILIQKDAIASIARQSTLQSYGVVGLAPKNLAESIRQIIKKDAKYGIDVSYDHEGLVIQLYIVVEYGLRIKTISNSIAKSVKYNVEKTVGLPVRRINVHIRGLRISNMD, from the coding sequence ATGAATAAAACAGGCAACATTCACAACGAATTAGGCAGCATCCTGATCCAAAAAGATGCTATCGCCTCAATTGCGCGTCAATCAACGTTGCAGTCCTATGGGGTTGTCGGTTTGGCGCCTAAAAACCTGGCTGAGAGCATACGTCAGATCATAAAAAAGGATGCTAAATATGGCATTGACGTGTCTTATGATCATGAGGGATTGGTCATTCAACTCTACATTGTGGTTGAATATGGTTTGCGGATCAAAACAATTTCAAATAGTATTGCCAAAAGCGTTAAATACAATGTTGAAAAAACCGTCGGGCTTCCCGTTCGCAGAATCAACGTGCATATCCGCGGTTTACGAATTAGTAACATGGATTAA
- a CDS encoding protein kinase domain-containing protein has protein sequence MMDLPLLSGRYKLLQPIGSGGTAVVYKALDEMLERIVSVKILREDHSNDGEFLERFRQEAKAAANLSHPNIVTVYDFGFDKDQVFIVFEYVDGTDLKTLIRQQSRFSIEDTLGLITQACAGVGYAHRAGLVHCDIKSHNMLVSKDFRLKVTDFGIARALATIHPEERSEVVWGSPHYFSPEQASGYAPSPASDVYSLGVILYEMLTGRLPFEAKDATELARMHRMETPVPPRRLNPAIPEPLEEITLKVLSKEPAARYRTADQLGRVLMSFGNLNPEKTGPIILPVAKRSNISSPQPHPPVIPRRTQTETQPVERTWTDYAKDHEDTFESQAIDWGTWLLGVLAFTAVFGLIPFWLYIYFFLNP, from the coding sequence ATGATGGATTTACCTTTATTAAGCGGTCGCTATAAACTACTGCAACCCATTGGATCTGGGGGGACAGCTGTGGTTTATAAAGCCCTGGACGAAATGCTCGAACGGATCGTTTCGGTCAAGATCTTGCGAGAAGATCATTCCAATGACGGTGAGTTTCTTGAGCGTTTCAGACAGGAAGCGAAGGCAGCGGCGAACCTCTCCCATCCCAATATCGTCACCGTTTATGATTTCGGTTTTGATAAAGACCAGGTTTTCATCGTCTTCGAATATGTGGATGGAACCGATTTGAAAACTCTTATCCGCCAACAGAGCCGTTTCAGCATCGAAGACACACTTGGATTGATTACCCAGGCTTGTGCTGGTGTCGGCTATGCTCATCGCGCCGGTCTGGTTCACTGTGACATTAAATCCCACAACATGCTGGTATCAAAAGACTTCCGCCTAAAAGTCACAGATTTTGGCATTGCGCGTGCCCTGGCGACCATTCACCCAGAAGAACGCAGCGAAGTAGTATGGGGTTCACCTCATTATTTCTCACCTGAGCAAGCTTCGGGTTATGCACCTTCTCCAGCATCAGATGTATACTCGCTGGGAGTTATTCTATACGAAATGCTCACCGGTCGCCTTCCCTTCGAAGCAAAAGATGCCACCGAATTGGCTCGCATGCATCGCATGGAAACCCCTGTTCCGCCCAGAAGGCTGAATCCAGCCATCCCTGAACCCTTGGAGGAGATCACCCTGAAAGTCCTTTCAAAAGAGCCCGCGGCGCGTTATCGAACCGCTGACCAGCTGGGGCGGGTGTTGATGTCCTTTGGCAATCTAAATCCGGAAAAAACCGGGCCAATTATCCTCCCAGTAGCAAAAAGATCCAATATATCATCACCTCAACCTCACCCACCAGTCATTCCCAGGCGTACGCAAACAGAGACCCAACCAGTTGAAAGGACTTGGACGGATTACGCGAAAGACCACGAGGACACATTTGAAAGCCAGGCAATCGATTGGGGGACCTGGTTGCTGGGGGTGCTTGCCTTCACGGCAGTATTTGGTTTGATTCCCTTCTGGCTGTACATTTATTTTTTTCTCAACCCATGA
- the recG gene encoding ATP-dependent DNA helicase RecG — MFRSIEKLYKIFKLEADLNYSDKAVVGGLTKLTEIWQADARGDGVPEGEIQQVADILKGYSDLSIQKRAQAIKQIGQILDNPGIKHLPGAKALEQPQIPKETQNDPSKPTQMLPKVTQTTSRASSRKPSGGAAPIPANALPDPFLSPTNTVHGIGQKQSQLLSKLGIFTVEDLIYFFPRRYDDYTKMKLIKDLTYGDEVTIIACVDRVGTFSSRDKNRKIIQAVVSDNTGSIQLMWFNQIYHLRQLRKNMFISISGKIEQYMGRLVMYHPDYEKISQEQINTKRIVPVYPLTARLNQRWLRRVIFSVLENWAPKIPEYLTEYILEDASLMDLPTALKEIHFPENHDNLLKARHRLAFDEIFLLQLGVLRQKHEWINAEGRKFPVDDDWLNNQLNRLPFSLTDAQQKVLSDLRADLDSGRPMNRLLQGDVGSGKTIIAGLGIAMVVRSGSQAAYMAPTSILAEQHYKNLKQLLTTSSDHHPLLEESQIRLLIGDTPSRERHEILEGLAQGWVKLVIGTHALIEDPVVFNDLQFVVVDEQHRFGVSQRAALREKGDNPHLLVMTATPIPRSLALTVYGDLDLSVLDEMPPGRQPVKTYINYPVERERIYNLVRIQINRGHQAFIIYPLVEQGENEEVLAAVQEYERLQSEIFPDLRLGLIHGRLRADEKDAIMRQFRDHQFDILVSTTVIEVGVDIPNATIMIIEGADRFGLAQLHQLRGRVGRSAEQSYCFLIPQTSDKVENERLLAMVSTHDGFVLAEHDLKQRGPGEFLGTRQSGYAGLRLASLTDVHLIETARNYAQQVFENDPTLQAEEHHLMRQAMEHFWPNKEGDMS; from the coding sequence ATGTTTCGATCTATTGAGAAGTTGTATAAAATATTCAAACTGGAAGCAGATTTAAATTATTCTGATAAGGCAGTAGTCGGCGGTTTAACAAAATTGACCGAAATCTGGCAAGCTGACGCACGCGGTGACGGAGTGCCGGAAGGAGAAATTCAGCAGGTCGCGGACATTCTCAAAGGCTACTCCGATTTATCGATCCAGAAACGCGCTCAGGCTATAAAGCAAATCGGCCAAATCCTGGATAACCCCGGCATTAAACACCTTCCTGGGGCAAAAGCGCTGGAACAACCACAAATTCCCAAGGAAACTCAAAACGATCCATCAAAACCAACCCAGATGCTCCCGAAGGTCACGCAAACAACAAGTCGTGCATCTTCGAGAAAGCCCTCAGGAGGTGCAGCACCCATACCTGCCAATGCCCTCCCCGACCCCTTTCTCTCGCCCACCAACACGGTTCATGGGATCGGGCAAAAGCAATCGCAGTTATTGAGCAAACTTGGCATCTTCACCGTGGAAGACTTGATCTATTTCTTCCCACGCCGCTACGATGATTACACAAAAATGAAGCTCATCAAGGATCTCACCTACGGAGATGAAGTCACGATCATCGCCTGCGTTGATCGGGTCGGTACCTTCTCGTCTCGAGATAAGAATCGCAAAATCATACAGGCGGTAGTCTCAGATAATACAGGCAGCATCCAGTTGATGTGGTTTAATCAAATCTACCATCTTCGGCAGCTCCGTAAGAATATGTTTATATCAATTTCGGGGAAAATTGAACAGTATATGGGCAGGCTGGTCATGTACCACCCTGATTATGAGAAAATTTCGCAAGAACAAATCAACACCAAACGCATCGTTCCTGTATATCCCCTTACCGCGCGGTTGAACCAGCGCTGGCTACGGCGAGTCATTTTTTCCGTCCTGGAAAATTGGGCTCCAAAGATCCCGGAATATTTAACCGAATATATCCTTGAAGATGCCAGCTTGATGGATTTGCCAACGGCACTGAAAGAAATCCATTTCCCGGAAAACCATGATAATCTTCTAAAAGCTCGTCACCGTCTGGCTTTTGATGAAATCTTCCTGCTTCAATTAGGCGTTTTGCGGCAGAAACATGAGTGGATCAATGCAGAGGGGCGAAAGTTTCCGGTCGATGACGATTGGCTGAACAACCAGCTCAACCGATTGCCGTTCTCACTGACAGATGCACAACAAAAAGTTCTCTCTGACCTTCGGGCAGATCTTGATTCTGGCAGACCCATGAATCGTCTGCTTCAGGGCGACGTTGGATCGGGAAAAACAATCATCGCAGGTTTGGGTATCGCTATGGTTGTCAGGTCCGGATCGCAGGCAGCCTATATGGCGCCCACCAGCATCTTGGCAGAGCAGCATTACAAAAACCTTAAACAATTACTGACAACATCGTCGGATCATCATCCGTTACTCGAAGAATCTCAAATCCGCCTGTTGATTGGCGATACCCCGTCCAGGGAAAGACACGAAATATTGGAAGGGTTGGCACAGGGGTGGGTCAAATTGGTGATCGGCACCCACGCCTTAATCGAAGACCCGGTCGTTTTTAACGATTTACAATTTGTTGTGGTTGATGAACAACACCGATTTGGCGTTTCACAACGCGCAGCGCTCAGAGAAAAAGGAGACAATCCTCACCTACTGGTGATGACAGCCACACCCATCCCACGTTCCTTAGCCCTCACAGTCTATGGAGATTTAGATCTCAGTGTCCTCGATGAAATGCCGCCCGGTAGGCAGCCCGTAAAAACCTACATTAACTACCCGGTTGAAAGAGAACGCATCTATAACCTGGTGAGAATACAGATCAATCGTGGACATCAAGCTTTTATCATCTATCCCCTTGTTGAGCAGGGTGAAAATGAAGAGGTGTTGGCTGCTGTCCAGGAATATGAACGTTTACAATCTGAAATCTTTCCCGATTTACGCCTTGGCTTGATACACGGACGGCTTCGCGCTGATGAAAAAGATGCCATCATGCGGCAATTTCGCGACCATCAGTTTGATATCCTCGTCTCTACGACGGTCATCGAAGTGGGCGTTGATATCCCCAATGCAACCATCATGATCATTGAAGGCGCCGACCGGTTTGGTTTAGCCCAATTACATCAACTGCGGGGGCGGGTTGGGCGCAGTGCTGAGCAATCCTATTGTTTCTTGATCCCCCAGACGAGCGATAAGGTGGAAAACGAACGCCTACTGGCAATGGTCAGCACACATGATGGATTCGTCCTGGCAGAACATGATTTAAAACAACGCGGCCCAGGAGAATTCCTTGGAACCCGCCAATCGGGGTACGCTGGTTTGCGGTTGGCAAGCCTGACCGACGTACATCTCATCGAAACGGCAAGGAATTATGCCCAGCAAGTCTTTGAAAACGATCCAACCCTCCAGGCTGAAGAGCATCATCTGATGCGCCAGGCCATGGAGCATTTTTGGCCAAACAAAGAAGGAGATATGAGCTGA
- a CDS encoding PP2C family protein-serine/threonine phosphatase, producing the protein MRKIIKQISKNKKKGAFNRAKDRVDFVSGDAQETDIAKTKYRVASCQSTGKARPNNEDTLLTLNTYISGLDMPIAFGFYLVADGMGGHQSGEIASNYAAQGISQYLMSHVYQSTLFERRTLTSSDLREHLKNAVEEAQTLVLQRVPGGGTTLTCVLTFGDELFFAHIGDSRLYHLKKDGSLILHTRDHTLVKRLVDLGEITEDDAELHSHRSILYKALGQSDPFEPDIGEFSLEVGERLLICSDGLWGVVAHQQLQHIIQNSEDLDAAATNLVKAANDGGGPDNISVILIERLT; encoded by the coding sequence ATGCGAAAAATAATTAAACAAATATCAAAGAACAAGAAGAAGGGCGCTTTCAACCGGGCTAAGGATCGGGTTGACTTTGTTTCTGGTGATGCTCAAGAAACCGACATTGCGAAGACGAAGTATCGGGTTGCCAGTTGTCAATCGACTGGAAAAGCACGTCCCAACAACGAGGACACACTCTTGACTTTGAACACTTATATCAGTGGGCTGGATATGCCCATCGCCTTTGGGTTTTATCTGGTCGCAGATGGAATGGGGGGACATCAGAGCGGAGAAATCGCCAGTAATTATGCGGCTCAGGGGATCAGTCAATATCTGATGAGCCATGTGTATCAGAGTACACTTTTTGAGCGGAGAACCCTCACCTCATCTGATTTACGCGAACATCTTAAAAATGCTGTTGAAGAAGCGCAAACACTGGTTCTTCAACGAGTTCCTGGCGGAGGAACCACGCTAACTTGTGTACTAACCTTTGGCGATGAATTGTTCTTTGCCCACATTGGTGATAGCCGGTTATACCATCTTAAAAAGGATGGTTCACTTATCTTGCACACGCGTGACCATACATTGGTAAAACGACTGGTCGATCTTGGTGAAATAACTGAGGACGACGCGGAATTACACTCGCACCGCAGCATTTTGTATAAAGCATTGGGCCAGTCAGACCCCTTTGAACCCGACATCGGTGAATTTTCACTGGAAGTTGGAGAACGATTATTAATCTGTTCTGACGGGCTGTGGGGTGTTGTTGCCCATCAACAGTTACAACACATCATACAAAACAGTGAGGACCTTGATGCTGCCGCGACCAATTTAGTTAAGGCTGCCAATGATGGCGGGGGTCCGGATAACATCAGCGTGATCTTGATAGAGCGATTGACATAA